From Thalassospiraceae bacterium LMO-JJ14:
TCGAAAGATTAGATGCGCGCCCGCAGACCGCCATTTGCGGGCGGGCGGGAATGCCGCCTTTGACGAAAAACGGCTGTTGGCCCGTGAACGGTTGAACATAGAGATCGGTATGACCAAAACGTTCATTTACGGCCTTCAATATCGCGCTGCCGATGCCGCTTCCTTGCCGATCCGGCCGAACTGCAATTTCTGCAATCCAGGATACGGAGGTGTCGTCGCTATAGACCCGCGCCATTCCGATTAGATGTTGATCTTGGTGAACGAAGAAACCGAACACGCCGTCGCCGAACATCCGTTCGACCATGTCCGTCAGATGCTCATAGTGGCGACGCTCGCCAAAACCCACGGATACGTATAGATCAATGAGTTCTTCCTTTGAGACGTTGTCTGTCGTTTGCAGGATCCTGTAATGATTGCTGTTATCTTGCTGCATGGTTTTCCCTTCATGTTTTGATTGGGGTTCTGTATTCGTTTTCTCGTGCATCCGGTTCGCTCTCGCATACAACAAGACAACTGGTTTTTCGTAACAAACCCTGCATTGAGAGAAGCCGATACGGCATGTCGCGGCATAGCCGCATTCGCATAGCGGGCTTGGTTCTCGACAACCAGACACGCAAAAGCGCATCAGTTCCTGTCTAAAAGTATCTGCTCTGCTATGAGGCAAGTCGATAGAAGTAAGTTGCATAAAATAACTATAAAGTAGTATTGATGGCGAAAGAGATATTCATAGATTCGGCTGTGCTCTAGGATCTGTGCTTGTTCCTAGAGGCGATGCCGGAGTTGCAAGATCCCGACATAACGCCGATGACGTTTGCGGTCGTCCTGGACGCGAATATCGCAATCTCAGACCGTCTTCATAAATAAGAGCGCCTGCCATCAAGCAGACAGCATTGGAGGAGTGCGCAAGGGCGGGGGGTTCTCAAATTTCATGCGCCGCGTTGGTTAGACAACGGAATGACTAACAGTACAATTCCACAAGTAGCCGAGAGAAAAGGGCTTAACGAGGCCGAACTTCGATTGGCATGGTCAGACTACAAAGAAATGCTCATTTGGGATGACGACTTGCAATATCCAGCAGATACGGATTTCGGTGAAATTGACCCTAAAGACAAACCGTATATTCAACTTCAAGAGAAGATTGATGCCATCGGTATATTAAGCCGAGACAAGCATAATAATGAATTAGGTGGCAATTCTCTGAAACTAGGTTTTGTTTTGTCTGCGAGGCAGTACGCGAGAGCGCTGTCAGTGCACATCAGCATCGAACTTGGCGGCGTGATCATTGGCACTGTAACCATAGATGCGCGGGTCCAAATTGATGTCCTCAATCCAAGTTGATACCCTTCGTGCATACTGTCGCGTTGAGATCGGTTTTTCCGGATGGCCGCGTCCAGGGAAGATATAGACTTGGTTTGCCGTCCTCATGCGGTTGAAAGACTGTTATTCTTAGCTAAACGACGGCCCCGAGGCCAAAGCAGACGCTCTAGCCACCACGGCGATGGCTGTTAATGACCCATATCAGACATCCACACCCAAATTTCCGAAGTGCGTTCCCTGATGGGGTGATGGGGCACTGCGACAGCTCATTCCTATCTTTCCCTGAGCGCCGTTTGAATTGAGGTCAAAAACGGGTCGAGAATATAGGCCATGACGGAACGCTGGCCGGTGCGGATCGCACAGGCGACCTGGACGCCCGGCAGCAGCGCATAGCGAAGTTGCGCGCTTTTGAAATAGGTCTGGTCGGTTTCGACGCGCACCTTGTAGTAGGGAATGCCGTCGCGCGTTTCGATGGTGTCCGGGCTGACGTTGACGACCTCGCCGACAATCCGTCCAAAGCGGATCGCCTCGGACGACGCCAGCGACACCTGAACGGGCTGTCCGGTCTGGACGTAACCGACGTCCCGGGTCGGCAGGCGCGCCTCGATGACCAGCTTGTCGCCTTGCGGCACGACATCGACGACCGGATGGCCCGGTTGCACGACGCCGCCGATGGTCGCGACATGCAGCGTCTTGATGACGCCGGCGACCGGCGAGCGGAGAACGGTGCGTTTCAGTGCGTCTTCAAACTTACGGAGCCGCGCTGCCGTTTCGCCTGCGTCCCCCTTTGCCTTGGACAGAGCTTCACGCACGCCCTCAAGATATTCCGCGTCGATTTCTTCACGATCTGCTTCCGCTTCCTTCGCCGCGGAGCGCGCACGGGGCAACGCGGCCTGATCATCCCTGACGCGCGCCGCAAGCGCGGCTTCTTCCTTCAGAAGGTCCAGATGATTCATTCGGTTCGAAAGCTGATCTTCCATCAACCCTTCGGAAATCTTGATCTGCTCGCGCACCAGCTTGAGCCGGCCTTTGTTGCTGGCGATGCGGCCTTCGATCGCTTTGATTTCGTCGCGGCGTTGTGAAATTCGTTCATTCTGCGATTCGATCCGGTTCTCGATGCGCGCGCGGCGGCTGGCGAACAGTTCGCGGGCGCGGCTTGTCTGCTCGGGATAGGCCTCGGCGATGCCCCCCGGAAACGATATCCGGCCAGCACCCGCCGATTCCGCTTCCAGCCGGGCAATCTCGATCTTCAGATTGGTTAGTTGCACCGTCAGTTGCGCCACGTCTGCGTCGGACCGCACCGGGTCGAGCTCGATCAGCGGTTCGCCCGCACCAACACGCTGGCCCTCGCGAACAAGGATGGCGCGGACGATCCCGCCTTCCAGATGCTGCACGCTTTTGACCTGTGTCGACGGCACAACCTCGCCCTGCGCCGTCGCCACGACGTCGAGCCGCCCGATCAGCGCCCAGGCAATACAAGCGGACACCAGCCCGACCATCAGCCAGAGCACAAGGTGGGGGGCAGCGCCTGATTGCCTTTGTTCGGGACTCATTCGCCGGCCTCCGATACACGCGGTTGCGCGCCCGCGCCCATGTTCGTCGGGCGTGGCAATCGGGTGACGCGCGGCGACGGCTTGGAGGAAAGATCAATCACCCATTCCGCGCCCTTGATGATGTTGGGATCGAAGGAACAGGCGATGATCGTGCCGCCTTTTTGTGCGTGCGCGTTCATGGCGGCGTAGACAAGTGCGCGGCCTTCCTCGTCCAGTCCCTCGGTCGGCTCGTCGACGATCAGAATTTTTCCACCGACGGCCAACGCGCGCGCCAGCGCCAGACGCCGACGGATACCGAGTGCAAGGTGGTCGCCGCCGTTGCGAATTTCCATGTCGAGGCCTTCGGTGCTGGCATTGATAAACGGGCCGAGCCCGGCGGCGGCGATCAACGCGTTGAGACCGGCTTCGTCCAGAGCCGGGTTCGCGGCCAACAAATTCTCGCGCACCGTTCCCGGCAGGAATTTCGGTTCTTGCGGCAGGTATGAAATCTGTTGCCGCCACCAGGCGGGAGAGACCTGTTCGAGGTCCGTGCCGTCAATCAGGATATTGCCCCGGGTCGGCGTCCTGAGCCCGGTGATCAGTTGTGCGACCGTCGATTTTCCGCTGCCGTTCGGGCCGCTGACCGCCAGTGTCTGCCCCGGTGCGACATCGACACTTAAATGTTCGAATACCGGTGCGCGCTGTCCCTGATAGACGAAGGCCGTATCCTTAAGCGAGATGGCGCCGGTGTACCCGGGCAATTCGACGCCGCCCCGCCGTTCGGGTTGCACCGTCTCCAGTTCATCCAGAACAAGCCGGCTTTGTGCAGCGACGGCGAAGGCACGCTGAATGCCCGCGAGACGCCCGAGCGGCATGATCGCGCGCGCGGCCAGAATGTTCGCACCGATCAATGCGCCGACGTCCAACAGGCCCTGAACCACAAGGTATCCGCCGACGGCAATCATGGTGACGGTCAACAAAGACTGCAGCGTCTGCGTGACCGTGCTGATGAAATCCTGATTGGATGCAAACGATGCCTGGGCGGTGTCGCTCTCGGCGCGGGACTGACGCCAGCGGCGTTCTATACATCCGGTTGCGTCAAAAAGCCGCAAGGTGTCGGCGGCGCGCATCGCCGATTGCGTCAGCTTCTGACGAATGGCGCCTGTACGCTCCAGCGTGCCGGCCGGCGCTTTCAGCATTGTCTGCCCAACAAAGCCCAGCAACAGAACGGCAACGGCGAAGCCGCTCGCAATCATGGCAAGGGTCGGGCTCAGAAGCGCCAGCACACCAATGAACAGCAGCGCAAACGGCACATCGAGCATGACCAGCATGTTTGCCGGTCCGTATGCGGCACGGATGGTGTCCGGCCCGCTTGCCGCCTGAAACCGCGCCCGGTCGGTAAACATCGAAAAAACGGCGAACGGTGTACGCAGCAAGGCGTTGCGCGCGGTCTCGGCGGTTTTGTCGTCAAACGGCTGCGCGGCGCGTTGCGCGAGCTTGAGGCGCACACGCCGGAAACCGAACTCGAACACGACGGCGATGACCGCGCCGGCGGTCAGCGTCGCGAGTGTGGTATCGACCCCGAACGCGACGTAACGGTTCAGCACCTGAATGACGAAGATCGGCGCCGCCAGCGCCAGGACGTTGGCGAACAACGTCGCAACCAGCAACTCGAAGCCGAGGCCGGGACGGGAAAACAGACGGGCAAGGATCGCACGCATGGGCTGACTATACTGAAAAGACGCGGATTTCGCGACCTGCAGGTTTCAACGCGGCATGCTGCTGCGGGCGGGTCAGGAGAAGCCGTCGAAGTTGGCGGCTGTCAGGTTGTCGTTGTTGACGCTCGACAGGTCGGCGACCTGGGAAAGTTCGCCGGACTCGACGGTGCCGTCCGCCGTGACCTGACCGTCCGCCCAATACCACAACCGGCTATCCGTGCCGTCTCCGACGGCGAACAGCATCGTGTTTCCGGCGCTGAGGCCCGTGAGATTGTTGAGCGCGGTCGCGACCGTGCTGGCGGTCGTGTAGCCGGCCACGTCCGTCGTGTAACTGACGACTGCGGTATTGGCTTGGACCGTACCGCCCGTCGCCAGGGCCTCGAAAACATTGCTTGTCCCCCGGCTGACGCTGACATTGAAATCGATGACATCACCGCTGCCGCCCGCCGTGAAGGCTGAAATCGTATCGCCGAAATCGCCCGTCTGGTCATAGTTCAGGTGCTGACTGCCGGCCCCGAGCGTGATGTTGTCGGCGCCGCCGCCGCCCGTGATCGTATCGGCACCGCCGCCGGAAACGATGGTGTCGGTGTTCGACCCGGTCACGATGGTGTCGGCAGCGGAACTGCCGGTGACGTTGTTGGTGCCTGTGTTTGCACTCCCGGAATAGGAAAGGGCGTTCGTCAGCGACGAGCCGTCGAACGAAACCGTGGCGCTGGTGATGCCGGTGTTGAACCCGACGGCGATGCCGGAATTGTTGAAGCCGGTATCGAAGTTGCTGCCCGCCGTAATGCTGTAGGTTGCATCGGCACCGAACTGGAAACTTTCGAAATTACTGAAATTGGCAAAGTTCGCATCCGCCAGCGACGCGGCCGTCGTCAGGCGGAACGTATCCGTATCGGCGCCACCGTCGAACGTCGGCGCGCTGGACATCCCGTTGACGGCAAGCACGTCGTTGCCGGCGGCCAGACTTACCGAGGTCGTGCCGTCTGCGCTGTTGATGGAGACGGTGTCGGCGCCGGAACTGCCGGTGATGGATGCCCCACTCGACGAAGGGCTGAGGGTGAAGGTGTTCGTGCCGGCCGACAGCAGCCAGGATTCGACATTGGCGGCGCTGGCGATCGTGTTCGTGCCGGCGGCAAGGGTGACGCTATCGGTTCCGCTGCCGAGGTCGATACTGGAATTTGATGCGTTGGTGGTGTTCATTTGGAAGCTGAGCGTCAGGTTCTGGTTCGTTGCATTCCCCAAAAATGCGAAGGGTGCGCGCGGCCCGGCCGTCGAGGCATCCTGGTTGGCCATTGTCAGGTTGCCGGCCGTCTGCCATGTCAGCGATTGCACGTCGGAGATGTCGGACGTCGAGTTGTACGCCAACTGCAGCGTTTCGACGTTGGAAAACGCCAGCGTATTCGTCGTCGAATTGAGAATGAGCGTGTCCGTTCCGTCGTCCAGATCGACGATATCGCCGCCACCGCCCTGGCTGGCGCCGCCGCCCATCAATGTGATCGTGTCTGTGCCGGTGCTCCCGGTGATAACGTCGTTGGCACCGTTCGTTAGTATCACCGTCTGTGTCCCGCTGACGCTATGGCCGATGGTTACCTCGGAAATGCTCACCAGCGGCACGTCATCCGTCGTATCGCCGACCGCAGCCAGAATCTGCTCGTTGATATTCTGGCCGATGGCGAGCGCCACCTGCTGCACGACTTGCTGAACGGCCTGATCGATCACCTCGTTCCCGGTTTGGGCGCCGATGAGCGCACTATACGTTGCCAGGCCACCGCCGGAAATAAGCGCCGTCGGATCACCGACAATCGTATTCGTAATGCCGCTGATGACGTCGTCGATGGCGTTTTGAACGGTAAACGTATCCAACTGCGTCGGATCGAGCCCGAAGCGCGATATTGTCAGTTCCGCCGTTTGCGCCGCGATCGCGAGGGCTGCGACCGGATCGACGCCGTCGGCAAGGGCCTGGGCGAACGCATCGGCCGCCGCCGCCTCGGCCTCGGCCTGGGCGCCGGCGCCCTCGGGGGCGTCCCCGGTCGTGAGGGTATCGCCGATATTCTCTCCGTCCTCTCCCGTGCCCTGCTGGGACGGCGGCGTCGGCAGCGCGGCGATTGAACTGCCGAAAACGGCCTGCAATGCGCTTGCGGGCAGTACGACGGGCGTGCTCGGCGGCACGAACGGGTTCGGCACGCTGGTGGTGGCGTTGACGCCGTTCAGTGTCTGCGAGCCCGTCGGCGTTGAAATGTTCATTTCCCCGGCCTGGCCGGTCACCGGATCGCGGAAGTTGGAAAATGTGCCGCTTGGCGGCAACGGCGAGTTCGGGTCGTCGGCCTGCGGGTTGATGACGCGGCCGCCGCCGGCAGTACCGCGGATGCCGATCGTCGCCGCCGACGTTTCAATCTTCATGGCATCGACGGATGATTTTGCAATCTCGCCGGATACGAACGTAAAGACCCCCTTGGCGACATTGAAAACCGAGGAACCCTCGTTCGTGGCCGGATCGTAGACCAGTTCGTCAATGGTCATGCGGCCGTCTTCGGCGAGGGAAAAAGTGGTGTCGTCGACGAAGATCAGCCCGACGGACCCCTCGCCGCTGGTTTGGACGACATCGCCCAGAAAGACCGGCGTGCCGGCTTCGGCGGTGACGGTCTCGCCGTCGGCGCGAATGATTACGGCATCGCCATTGGCCGTGTCGACCTGCCCGATCGGTTCACCTGTCACGGCTTGTGCGATCTCGATCAGATCAACTTCAGGAGCGTCGGGGCCGAACCGCGGATTGCCATCCATTTACGCGGACTCCCTCATCGTAAAACTATCCGTCTATCGCATCGGGCGTCAGACGGCCCATTGCGGACAACAGACGGTATGCTGCCTGCAGGACATCGACCTCCGCCGACGCGGCGTCGCTGGTCGCATTGATCAGCGCGGTTTCACCGGCCAGCACGTCGATCAACGAGCGGTTGCCAAGCTGGCGTTCACGACGCGCCAGCTCAAGGAACTCGCTCGCGATATCCGTCTGATTGTTTAGTTGCTGGAAGCGAAGACGTGCCGTTTCAAGATCGGTCCAGGCATTGCGGACCCGTTCTTCAACCAGGTCGCGTTCCTCCTTGAAGCGGCTGATACCCGCGTCGTGCGTCAGCTCGGCGGCGCGCAATGTGTTCGTACCCGTCATACCGAGGTTGAGCGAATACGTCATTTCGACCTTGAACAGGGTTTCCTGCTTGCCGCCGACCGTGCCACCTTCGTCGCGCTTGAGGTTTTTTTCCGCCGTCGCGCTGATGGTCGGATAGAACTCGTCGGCTTTCGTTTCAATAACGTTCTGCTTGGTAACCAGGGTCCCCAGATAGGTTGCCTTGAGCTGCGGGTTCTCCTCCAGCGCGGTGCTGATCGCAGAATCCAGATCCTGCGGCAGCAGGTCTACCGGCACACGTGGCAGCGCTACAGCTTTGTTCTGTTCGGATACGGGCGGTTCGGTGTCGAATACCGCCCGATAACGGTTGATTGCATTCCGTAGCGCCCCCTTGATCCGGGTTTGCGTGGCTTCCAGGCCGGCAAGCTGGCTTTTTGCCTGCAAAACGTCGGTCGCCAGCCCTGAGCCGCGTTGCACGCGCGCGTCTTCTAGCTGCATCTGACGTTTGACGTTGGCGATCGAGCCCTGATTGAAGCGCAGCAACTTGCGCTGGCGCAGAACGTTCAGATGCGCGTTCAGCGCTTCCAGCGAAAGACCCTGCCGCGTTGATTCCAGCGTATGTGTTGCCTGCGTCACCTCAACGCGGCTGCGGTCGATGGCCGCTTCAGTGGCGCCGAAATCGTAAATCAGCTGGGTCAGTGAAAGTTCAAGAACGCGGGGCGGCATCGCCGTGTCATCGGTGCCCTTGCCTTTATTCTGTTCTTCATAGCCGTAAGACGTGGTCGCGTCCAAAGTTGGATACCAGTCGCCCACGGCTGTTTTCGAACGTTGCTTTGCAGCTTCCAGGTCAGCCGCAGCGGCTGCGATCCGCTTGTGATCGTTCAAAAGTTGCTCAATCGTCGGTTTTAGCTCCGCAGCATGAGTGAACTGCGGCGAAGAAACCAAAGCGGCGATCAAAGCAGCACTGGCAGTTAATCGGAACATTCTAACAGGCCCCCAATTTCTCTGCCCCGCCAAAGAATGTAAAAGCGATTGGAATCGCAATTTTATACTACTGTAGTATGTACAAAATATCACCATCCAAGGCAATACACTAAAGGTTGCATGCGCTGCTTGCGGCACCAAGCGGCCGGCATCAAATATTTGATTCAAGGAAAGCCCGCGATCCAAGGTTACAGCTTTCTTTTAAGTTGGGACGGCGACCCTGACCAATATCCAATGGCTGCAAACGGCTAGAAGCTGACCGGCTAGAGGCCGCGGCATCGCGTTTGTTTATGGTCTTTAAGCAGGCCTTTGGCGAGCGCCGACAAATTGGCAGCCAAGTGCTTGTCGGAGATACTGCCACCACTGCTTGTCACGCCGGAATCCCGGCCTTCCTCAAACCAGAGGGGGAAACCTTCAAGCCTTCTGCTAACCTGATTTTCCGGCCGCGATCAGCAGTGCCGTCATCTCGAACAGAACCAGATTGGCCAGATAACAGGTCAGGTCACGGACGTCATAGGGGGGCGAGACCTCGGTCAGGTCACAGCCGACAATATCGAGTCCCTTCAGGGCGCTGAAGCACGCGAGGGCTTCTGCACTGGTCGGCCCACAGGGTTCCGGGCTGCCCGTTCCCGGCGCATGGGCCTGATCGACGAAGTCCATGTCGAAGGTCACGTATACTTTATAACCTTCCAGGCGTCTTAACTGTTCGCTTAAGCCTGTGGGGCCCATTTCCTGCAAGTCTTCGACGCTGATGACCTGGATGCCGTGTTTGTCCTGAAAATCGAAATCCGTTCGGCTATACGTCTTGCGGATGCCGATCTGAACGAACTTATCCGGATGAATGAGCCCTTCTTCGACGGCATGGCGAAACATCGTGCCATGGGTATAACCGCCTTCAAGGGTGTCTGAATGGGCATCGAAATGCACCACCGCAACTTTTCCGTGGACCCGGTGCATGGCATGCAGGATCGGGTAGGTGATGCCGTGATCGCCACCGACGGCAACAGGGGTAATCCCTGCCGCCAGAAGATCCGTAATTTCGTTGTCGATGGTCTGCAGAGCATCGGATACGCGCATCGGCGAAATCAGCATGTCACCGCAGTCGACAACCGAATTCTGCTCGGACAAGGCAACGTCGAGGTCCGGATGGTATTCGGGCGAACGCCAGCAGGCATTGCGGATACCCCGCGGACCGAAGCGTGTGCCCGGTGTGCGTGCAACCCCGCCATCATAAGGAACGCCGACAATACCGATCGTGGGCTTCTCGACGCTATCGATCAACGGCAGGCGTAAAAATGTCGGAATGCCGACAAACCGTCGCAGATCGTTCGTGGTCACAAGGCCACGTTTTCTATATCGGCCCAGACTGTGGGGGGTATTCAGGTCGCCTGATTTGTCGTCCGAGTACATGGAAATTGCCCCCTGCCTTCGCTGGGGACATCAATCCAAGCTCAGGTTTCCCCAATTAAGATGGATGATGACATTAACAGCGACGCAGATACCCGTCATCCAGATTTCGTCCGCACTATCGACGGGTGTGCGGCCATGCTCAATGTCTGCACATGGCTAGAAGCAGACAAAATCCGCAGTCGTCAAGAACGTCCGCTTGTAGCCATGAGCGGAAACTAAGGTAAAGATTACGAAAACTATTGGTGGCCAAAAAAAGAGTAGGAAAAAGTTCGTTTCCCGCTCTTTCTGGTTCCTATGTTTTAATTGTCAAGCGGTTCGGTGAATGTGACCAGGGTCTCGCTTGGCAAATTGATCCTTCAGATGTTCGGCTACGGCCACTGGATGCGTAATCGGCAGCATGTGTCCGGCATTGGCAATCGTGCGGTGTCGGGCGCACTTCAATTTCTCATTGAGAATTCGACTTATGCACCGGACCGATTTTGGAGACCGCGTGCCCGCGATTATCAAGGTCGGAATATCGATATCCTCAACCGACGTCACAAACGGCGGTTCGGCGCCCAATGCCCCAAACTCCATCGCGACTTTCGTCATGGCAGCGCAAGTTGATTTCTGACGCTCAGTCGGCATTGCATCGAAGGTGCCGGTGCCGTTCCAATAGTCGATAAAGCGTTGTGCCGCTGCGCGGTACAGCCGTGCTTCGACGGCTTCGGTGACGTCTTGGGCAAGGGCAAGTATCTCACTGTGATACTTGTTGTCATCTGCCGTCCCGC
This genomic window contains:
- a CDS encoding HlyD family type I secretion periplasmic adaptor subunit; translated protein: MSPEQRQSGAAPHLVLWLMVGLVSACIAWALIGRLDVVATAQGEVVPSTQVKSVQHLEGGIVRAILVREGQRVGAGEPLIELDPVRSDADVAQLTVQLTNLKIEIARLEAESAGAGRISFPGGIAEAYPEQTSRARELFASRRARIENRIESQNERISQRRDEIKAIEGRIASNKGRLKLVREQIKISEGLMEDQLSNRMNHLDLLKEEAALAARVRDDQAALPRARSAAKEAEADREEIDAEYLEGVREALSKAKGDAGETAARLRKFEDALKRTVLRSPVAGVIKTLHVATIGGVVQPGHPVVDVVPQGDKLVIEARLPTRDVGYVQTGQPVQVSLASSEAIRFGRIVGEVVNVSPDTIETRDGIPYYKVRVETDQTYFKSAQLRYALLPGVQVACAIRTGQRSVMAYILDPFLTSIQTALRER
- a CDS encoding ATP-binding cassette domain-containing protein; this encodes MRAILARLFSRPGLGFELLVATLFANVLALAAPIFVIQVLNRYVAFGVDTTLATLTAGAVIAVVFEFGFRRVRLKLAQRAAQPFDDKTAETARNALLRTPFAVFSMFTDRARFQAASGPDTIRAAYGPANMLVMLDVPFALLFIGVLALLSPTLAMIASGFAVAVLLLGFVGQTMLKAPAGTLERTGAIRQKLTQSAMRAADTLRLFDATGCIERRWRQSRAESDTAQASFASNQDFISTVTQTLQSLLTVTMIAVGGYLVVQGLLDVGALIGANILAARAIMPLGRLAGIQRAFAVAAQSRLVLDELETVQPERRGGVELPGYTGAISLKDTAFVYQGQRAPVFEHLSVDVAPGQTLAVSGPNGSGKSTVAQLITGLRTPTRGNILIDGTDLEQVSPAWWRQQISYLPQEPKFLPGTVRENLLAANPALDEAGLNALIAAAGLGPFINASTEGLDMEIRNGGDHLALGIRRRLALARALAVGGKILIVDEPTEGLDEEGRALVYAAMNAHAQKGGTIIACSFDPNIIKGAEWVIDLSSKPSPRVTRLPRPTNMGAGAQPRVSEAGE
- a CDS encoding FecR domain-containing protein, with the translated sequence MDGNPRFGPDAPEVDLIEIAQAVTGEPIGQVDTANGDAVIIRADGETVTAEAGTPVFLGDVVQTSGEGSVGLIFVDDTTFSLAEDGRMTIDELVYDPATNEGSSVFNVAKGVFTFVSGEIAKSSVDAMKIETSAATIGIRGTAGGGRVINPQADDPNSPLPPSGTFSNFRDPVTGQAGEMNISTPTGSQTLNGVNATTSVPNPFVPPSTPVVLPASALQAVFGSSIAALPTPPSQQGTGEDGENIGDTLTTGDAPEGAGAQAEAEAAAADAFAQALADGVDPVAALAIAAQTAELTISRFGLDPTQLDTFTVQNAIDDVISGITNTIVGDPTALISGGGLATYSALIGAQTGNEVIDQAVQQVVQQVALAIGQNINEQILAAVGDTTDDVPLVSISEVTIGHSVSGTQTVILTNGANDVITGSTGTDTITLMGGGASQGGGGDIVDLDDGTDTLILNSTTNTLAFSNVETLQLAYNSTSDISDVQSLTWQTAGNLTMANQDASTAGPRAPFAFLGNATNQNLTLSFQMNTTNASNSSIDLGSGTDSVTLAAGTNTIASAANVESWLLSAGTNTFTLSPSSSGASITGSSGADTVSINSADGTTSVSLAAGNDVLAVNGMSSAPTFDGGADTDTFRLTTAASLADANFANFSNFESFQFGADATYSITAGSNFDTGFNNSGIAVGFNTGITSATVSFDGSSLTNALSYSGSANTGTNNVTGSSAADTIVTGSNTDTIVSGGGADTITGGGGADNITLGAGSQHLNYDQTGDFGDTISAFTAGGSGDVIDFNVSVSRGTSNVFEALATGGTVQANTAVVSYTTDVAGYTTASTVATALNNLTGLSAGNTMLFAVGDGTDSRLWYWADGQVTADGTVESGELSQVADLSSVNNDNLTAANFDGFS
- the speB gene encoding agmatinase — its product is MTTNDLRRFVGIPTFLRLPLIDSVEKPTIGIVGVPYDGGVARTPGTRFGPRGIRNACWRSPEYHPDLDVALSEQNSVVDCGDMLISPMRVSDALQTIDNEITDLLAAGITPVAVGGDHGITYPILHAMHRVHGKVAVVHFDAHSDTLEGGYTHGTMFRHAVEEGLIHPDKFVQIGIRKTYSRTDFDFQDKHGIQVISVEDLQEMGPTGLSEQLRRLEGYKVYVTFDMDFVDQAHAPGTGSPEPCGPTSAEALACFSALKGLDIVGCDLTEVSPPYDVRDLTCYLANLVLFEMTALLIAAGKSG
- a CDS encoding TolC family protein, which encodes MFRLTASAALIAALVSSPQFTHAAELKPTIEQLLNDHKRIAAAAADLEAAKQRSKTAVGDWYPTLDATTSYGYEEQNKGKGTDDTAMPPRVLELSLTQLIYDFGATEAAIDRSRVEVTQATHTLESTRQGLSLEALNAHLNVLRQRKLLRFNQGSIANVKRQMQLEDARVQRGSGLATDVLQAKSQLAGLEATQTRIKGALRNAINRYRAVFDTEPPVSEQNKAVALPRVPVDLLPQDLDSAISTALEENPQLKATYLGTLVTKQNVIETKADEFYPTISATAEKNLKRDEGGTVGGKQETLFKVEMTYSLNLGMTGTNTLRAAELTHDAGISRFKEERDLVEERVRNAWTDLETARLRFQQLNNQTDIASEFLELARRERQLGNRSLIDVLAGETALINATSDAASAEVDVLQAAYRLLSAMGRLTPDAIDG
- a CDS encoding GNAT family N-acetyltransferase encodes the protein MHEKTNTEPQSKHEGKTMQQDNSNHYRILQTTDNVSKEELIDLYVSVGFGERRHYEHLTDMVERMFGDGVFGFFVHQDQHLIGMARVYSDDTSVSWIAEIAVRPDRQGSGIGSAILKAVNERFGHTDLYVQPFTGQQPFFVKGGIPARPQMAVCGRASNLSIADRGGENSS
- a CDS encoding alpha/beta hydrolase, producing MRHFNINNSIISVYDHGQGEPIVFLHSSASNAGQWNGVFKHLPDTYRVIAPNLLGYGFSSAWSGPGHMRIADEARNVIALINRLGIRAHLVGHSFGGAVAMHIAKSNPCLLQTLTLIEPSAFNVLASGTADDNKYHSEILALAQDVTEAVEARLYRAAAQRFIDYWNGTGTFDAMPTERQKSTCAAMTKVAMEFGALGAEPPFVTSVEDIDIPTLIIAGTRSPKSVRCISRILNEKLKCARHRTIANAGHMLPITHPVAVAEHLKDQFAKRDPGHIHRTA